The Caldanaerobius fijiensis DSM 17918 genome has a window encoding:
- a CDS encoding SDR family oxidoreductase codes for MAKYLITGGAGFIGSNIAEELLKRGEYVRIIDNFSTGKRENIEEFIDDIDLIEGDLRNIDDVKEAVKDIDFVLHQAALPSVPRSVADPISSNANNIDGTLNLLVAAKEAGVKRVVIAASSSAYGDTEILPKSEDMMPNPLSPYAVTKYVEELYGRVFYKVYGLETVSLRYFNVFGPKQDPNSQYAAVIPKFITKILKGEFPVIFGDGEQTRDFTYVDNVVEANILAATSDKVGHGEVINIACGQRISLNQLVDKINEILGTNIRPIYDKPRVGDVKHSLASIEKAEKLLGYSVKVTFEEGLRKVIDWYKMR; via the coding sequence ATGGCTAAATATTTAATTACCGGTGGAGCAGGTTTTATAGGATCAAATATAGCTGAAGAACTTCTAAAAAGAGGAGAATATGTAAGAATTATCGATAATTTTTCTACCGGCAAGAGAGAAAACATTGAAGAATTTATAGATGACATAGATTTAATTGAAGGCGATTTGCGAAATATTGATGATGTAAAAGAAGCTGTTAAAGATATAGATTTTGTCTTACACCAGGCAGCATTGCCTTCTGTACCAAGATCAGTAGCAGATCCGATTTCAAGTAATGCTAATAATATCGACGGAACACTGAATTTATTGGTTGCGGCAAAAGAAGCTGGTGTGAAGCGCGTTGTGATAGCTGCTTCTTCATCTGCCTATGGAGATACAGAAATATTACCTAAGAGTGAAGATATGATGCCTAATCCATTATCGCCATATGCTGTGACAAAATATGTTGAAGAATTGTATGGAAGAGTATTTTATAAGGTATACGGGTTAGAAACTGTATCGTTAAGGTATTTTAACGTATTTGGACCAAAGCAAGATCCTAATTCACAATATGCTGCTGTAATACCTAAGTTTATAACCAAAATTCTAAAAGGAGAATTTCCAGTCATATTTGGAGATGGAGAGCAGACAAGGGATTTTACGTATGTAGACAATGTGGTTGAAGCGAATATATTAGCAGCGACCTCAGATAAGGTTGGACATGGTGAAGTAATTAACATAGCATGTGGGCAGAGAATATCATTAAATCAATTGGTCGATAAGATAAATGAGATATTGGGAACTAATATAAGGCCTATATATGATAAGCCAAGAGTTGGCGATGTAAAGCATTCATTGGCTTCCATAGAAAAAGCAGAAAAATTGCTTGG